The genomic DNA TCCGGTGCATCATGCACCCCTTCAAGCCGAAGCTGACCGTCCCTGCCGCCTTGGCCGCCATAGCAGTGATCTGGGCGCTGGCCGTGGCCATCATGTGTCCCTCGGCGGTGCTGCTGCGGCTGCGGCAGGAGAAGcgcttccagctgctcctgggcacggGCAACGCCACCCGCCCGGTGTTCTGGTGCCGGGAGGAGTGGCCCGAGCTGGCCATGAGGAAGGCCTACACCACAGTGCTCTTTGCCAACATCTACCTGGCTCCGCTGGCGCTCATCGCGCTCATGTACGCCAGGATCAGCGTTTTCCTGAGCCACGCCGCCGTGCCCAGGCCGGGGAAGCGCGGCCGGGAGCAGCGGCACGGAGCGTGGGGGAGGAAGCGGAAAGCCATCCACATGCTGGTCCTCGTCACTCTGCTCTTCGCCCTGTCCTGGCTTCCCCTGTGGAGCCTGATGCTGCTGTCGGACTACGGCAGCCTGTCGGACGTGCAGCTGCGGCTGATCAATGTGTACATCTATCCCCTGGCTCACTGGCTGGCCTTCTCCAACAGCAGCGTCAACCCCATCATCTACGGCTTCTGCAACCGGAGCTTCCGCCGTGGCTTCCAGGCCACGCTCcggctccagctctgctccaggcctgCCTCGGCCCAGCCAGCCCCGGGCCAGGCCGCCCTGCCCGCTGCCCCCTGCCCGCCGGCCCAGGATCCCCCTCCCCACACAGCCAAGGGAGGAAACTGGGTCAATAAGCAGCAGGATTTGCTCATGGAGGAGCTCGAAGAGAATGGGATGGAGTGAAAGGTGCTGCGATTCTCAGAATCTCTCTGTTCCCCATGGAACAGGGCTGCTTGAACCCGGTTTGTGGTCATATTTCATTCCTGTGAGGAATCCCTCATGGATTCCTCTCATGGACTGAAATACTGCAGACCCAGGCTGGCACCCAGCCACTCCTGGATTATCTCATGGTTGTGCTTCTTCCTGGACATTGTGAATGCTGGGTCCTGCTCAAATGACAAAATTTAGCATTTTCCGTCACATTCCATTTATTCCCCTTGGTTGCTGTTATTTCTGTCACATCCATTATTATTGCAGCTAGAGAAACAAGTGGAAATGGAAATTTGAgaaataaaggataaaaaaattGGTTCGGTGGTGTGTTTTTTGGGGAACTTGATTTGATGTTGCAGGGGGATAGAAACCCAAAAAGACTGAAATTTAAATACGAGCAGGAGAGAAAACACTTGAGAGCCCATTGGATGGGACAAACCCCAGCAGGGACAAGAGTGACACTGGAGGAATAGTGAGGAATGGAATTTgtgcaaggagcagcacaggatcGCAGAGCACTAAGGCTTATTCTGTAAGGCCCTACGGGAGCCAAATCCCAGGTAAAGCCATTTCCTAGGGCAGTCCTCCCTCAGATAAATAGGAGTGACTTCCACATTATGAcattccctgctgctcactgtCTCAAAATGATCATTCTCTTCCCTACACATTACCTCAATTTTATCCTCAAACCTTTGCCTGG from Ammospiza nelsoni isolate bAmmNel1 chromosome 4, bAmmNel1.pri, whole genome shotgun sequence includes the following:
- the NPFFR2 gene encoding neuropeptide FF receptor 2, translated to MDSNSSLDWPHLDLLDYNRTYKYLYLEGNVSYVDFYLHQPWVAAVFITSYLLIFLLCMVGNGGVCFIVLWSRHMRTVTNLFILNLAVSDLLVGLFCMPTTLLDNIIAGWPFGSLVCKMSGMVQGISVSASVFTLVAIAMDRFRCIMHPFKPKLTVPAALAAIAVIWALAVAIMCPSAVLLRLRQEKRFQLLLGTGNATRPVFWCREEWPELAMRKAYTTVLFANIYLAPLALIALMYARISVFLSHAAVPRPGKRGREQRHGAWGRKRKAIHMLVLVTLLFALSWLPLWSLMLLSDYGSLSDVQLRLINVYIYPLAHWLAFSNSSVNPIIYGFCNRSFRRGFQATLRLQLCSRPASAQPAPGQAALPAAPCPPAQDPPPHTAKGGNWVNKQQDLLMEELEENGME